The Hymenobacter sp. 5317J-9 genome has a window encoding:
- the uxuA gene encoding mannonate dehydratase: protein MLHTMRWFGPHDPVSLFDLRQAGCAGVVTALHQLPVGEEWSVSEIQARQQLIEADNATHSPLHWAVVESLPVHEDIKKGRPSRELYIDNYKASLRNLAACGIRTVCYNFMPVLDWSRTNLSYELPDGSRALRFVWQDFALFDLCILKRPGAEADYEPAVAAAARQQFAAMSAEDVAGLTNTVLLGLPGSEEAFELSNFQSLLNEYAAIDAAALRDNLHYFIREVAPVAQELGIGLCIHPDDPPYPLLGLPRVVSTADDLAQLFAACDVPANGLTFCTGSLGVRADNDLPAIARRFAARIHFIHLRATKREENPRNFHEADHLTGDVDMYAVVRELVLEEQRRAASGEGAVAIPMRPDHGHQMLDDLKKKTYPGYSAIGRLRGLAELRGLEYGIRRGLATEAPPNRRPAQAPQLA, encoded by the coding sequence ATGTTGCACACCATGCGCTGGTTCGGTCCTCACGACCCCGTTTCGCTTTTCGACCTTCGGCAGGCCGGTTGCGCTGGCGTGGTCACGGCGCTGCACCAGCTGCCGGTGGGCGAGGAGTGGTCGGTAAGCGAGATTCAGGCCCGCCAGCAGCTCATTGAGGCCGACAACGCCACCCACTCGCCCCTGCATTGGGCCGTGGTGGAAAGCCTGCCGGTGCACGAAGACATCAAAAAAGGCCGCCCCTCGCGCGAGCTTTATATAGACAATTACAAGGCCTCGCTGCGCAACCTGGCCGCCTGCGGCATCCGCACGGTGTGCTACAACTTCATGCCGGTGCTGGACTGGTCGCGCACCAACCTCAGCTACGAGTTGCCCGACGGCTCGCGCGCCCTGCGCTTTGTGTGGCAGGATTTTGCGCTTTTCGACCTCTGCATTCTGAAGCGGCCCGGCGCCGAGGCCGATTACGAGCCTGCCGTGGCCGCAGCGGCCCGCCAGCAATTTGCGGCTATGAGCGCCGAGGATGTAGCCGGCCTCACCAACACCGTGCTGCTGGGCCTGCCGGGTTCGGAGGAAGCGTTTGAGCTGAGTAACTTCCAAAGCCTGCTCAACGAGTACGCCGCCATCGACGCCGCGGCGCTGCGCGATAACCTGCACTACTTCATCCGGGAAGTGGCGCCGGTGGCCCAGGAGTTGGGCATCGGCCTCTGCATTCACCCCGACGACCCGCCTTATCCGCTGCTGGGCCTGCCCCGCGTGGTGAGCACCGCCGACGACCTCGCGCAGCTGTTTGCGGCCTGCGACGTGCCGGCTAATGGCCTCACGTTCTGCACGGGCTCGCTGGGCGTGCGGGCCGACAACGACCTGCCCGCCATTGCCCGGCGCTTTGCCGCGCGCATCCACTTCATTCACCTGCGCGCCACCAAGCGCGAGGAAAACCCGCGCAACTTCCACGAAGCCGACCACCTGACCGGCGACGTGGACATGTACGCCGTGGTGCGCGAGCTGGTGCTGGAAGAGCAGCGCCGCGCCGCCAGCGGCGAGGGCGCCGTCGCCATTCCCATGCGCCCCGACCACGGCCACCAGATGCTCGACGACCTCAAAAAGAAAACCTACCCCGGCTACTCGGCCATCGGCCGCCTGCGGGGGCTGGCCGAGCTGCGGGGGCTGGAATACGGCATCCGCCGCGGGCTGGCCACCGAAGCGCCGCCCAACCGGCGCCCCGCCCAAGCCCCGCAACTCGCCTAA
- a CDS encoding alpha-glucuronidase family glycosyl hydrolase, whose product MLLRSLLLLLLVVAAAPRCVADDGYRLWLKYDRVADAARLAQYRAAAQFVAAGGSDVVLKTAAAELQRGLQGLLGQAVPLLAAPTGTKRGIVLAIDQSANVSGSSASRDEYQIATQGKNLVVKGRSGAGVLYGVFALLRQLQTGQSVANLRLSSSPRIQYRMLNHWDNPNGTVERGYAGSSIWKWNELPQRLDPRYTDYARANASIGINGVTINNVNASARYLTPEYIGKVKALAGVLRPYGIRVYLSVFWAAPKVIGGLKTADPLDAQVQQWWAAKTNEIYKEIPDFGGFLVKANSEGEPGPQDYGRNHADGANMLATALGTHDGIVMWRAFVYKAGSDDRFKQAYEEFKPLDGKFSPKVLVQVKNGPIDFQAREPFHPLFGAMPKTPLVLEVQITQEYLGMATHLVYLAPMFKECLDADTQTKGTGSTVAKVVDGSLDQHRISGIAGVANIGSDRNWTGHPMGQANWYAFGRLAWDYTLTSKAIATEWTNMTLTHEPQAVATIVDMMDKSRDIYVRYTTPLGLHHIMGQNIHYGPEPWLAQAGRPDWTAVYYHKADSLGLGFNRTATGSNALALYLAGVQKEWGDPKTCPLNYLLWFHHVGWKQALPTGRTLWNELVTRYYTGADSVTWMQQRWASVKPAVDPALHADVVARLAIQRREALWWRDACVLYFQTFSRQPIPAPFAPPTRTLADVKTLVDLYQLK is encoded by the coding sequence ATGTTGCTCCGGTCCCTGTTGTTGTTGCTGCTTGTAGTTGCCGCCGCGCCGCGTTGCGTGGCCGACGACGGCTATCGGCTGTGGCTGAAGTACGACCGGGTGGCCGACGCGGCGCGACTGGCGCAGTACCGCGCCGCGGCGCAGTTTGTGGCCGCCGGTGGGAGCGATGTGGTTCTGAAAACCGCCGCTGCCGAGCTGCAGCGTGGCCTGCAGGGCCTGCTGGGCCAGGCGGTGCCGCTGCTGGCAGCGCCCACCGGCACCAAGCGCGGCATCGTGCTGGCAATTGACCAATCGGCAAACGTTTCCGGTAGCTCGGCCAGCCGCGATGAGTACCAGATTGCTACGCAGGGTAAAAACCTGGTAGTGAAGGGCCGGAGCGGGGCCGGCGTGCTCTACGGCGTGTTTGCCCTGCTGCGGCAGCTGCAAACCGGCCAGTCCGTGGCCAACCTGCGCCTGAGCAGCAGCCCGCGCATTCAGTACCGAATGCTCAACCACTGGGACAACCCCAACGGCACCGTGGAGCGTGGCTACGCGGGTAGTAGCATCTGGAAGTGGAACGAACTGCCCCAACGCCTCGACCCGCGCTACACCGACTACGCCCGCGCCAATGCCTCCATCGGCATCAACGGCGTGACCATTAACAACGTGAACGCCAGTGCGCGCTACCTCACGCCGGAGTACATCGGGAAGGTGAAGGCGCTGGCGGGCGTGCTGCGGCCCTACGGCATTCGGGTGTATTTGTCGGTGTTTTGGGCGGCGCCCAAGGTGATTGGCGGCCTGAAAACGGCGGACCCGCTCGATGCGCAGGTGCAGCAGTGGTGGGCCGCCAAGACGAACGAGATTTACAAGGAAATTCCTGATTTCGGCGGCTTCCTGGTGAAGGCCAACTCCGAGGGCGAGCCCGGCCCGCAGGACTACGGCCGCAACCACGCCGACGGCGCCAACATGCTGGCCACGGCCCTGGGCACCCACGACGGCATTGTGATGTGGCGCGCTTTTGTGTACAAGGCCGGCAGCGACGACCGGTTCAAGCAAGCCTACGAAGAGTTCAAGCCGCTCGATGGGAAGTTCTCGCCCAAAGTGCTGGTGCAGGTAAAAAACGGGCCCATCGATTTCCAGGCCCGTGAGCCTTTCCACCCGCTGTTTGGGGCCATGCCCAAGACGCCGCTGGTGCTGGAAGTGCAGATTACCCAGGAATACCTGGGCATGGCCACGCACCTGGTGTACCTGGCGCCCATGTTCAAGGAGTGCCTCGACGCCGACACCCAAACCAAGGGAACCGGCTCCACGGTGGCTAAAGTGGTGGATGGCAGCCTCGACCAGCACCGCATCAGCGGCATTGCCGGCGTGGCCAACATCGGCTCCGACCGCAACTGGACCGGCCACCCCATGGGCCAGGCCAACTGGTACGCCTTCGGCCGCCTGGCTTGGGACTACACGCTGACCTCGAAAGCCATTGCCACAGAATGGACTAACATGACGCTGACCCACGAGCCCCAGGCCGTGGCCACCATTGTGGACATGATGGACAAGTCGCGCGACATCTACGTGCGCTACACCACGCCGCTGGGTCTGCACCACATCATGGGCCAGAACATTCACTACGGTCCCGAGCCCTGGCTGGCCCAGGCCGGCCGCCCCGACTGGACGGCCGTGTATTACCACAAGGCCGACTCGCTGGGCCTGGGCTTCAACCGCACTGCCACGGGCTCGAACGCCCTGGCGCTGTACTTGGCCGGCGTGCAGAAGGAGTGGGGTGACCCCAAAACCTGCCCGCTCAACTACCTGCTCTGGTTCCACCACGTGGGCTGGAAGCAGGCGCTGCCCACCGGCCGCACCCTCTGGAACGAGCTGGTGACGCGCTACTACACCGGCGCCGACTCGGTGACGTGGATGCAGCAGCGCTGGGCCAGTGTGAAGCCCGCCGTGGACCCGGCCCTGCACGCCGACGTGGTCGCCCGCCTCGCCATTCAGCGGCGCGAGGCCCTGTGGTGGCGCGACGCCTGCGTGCTCTACTTCCAGACTTTCTCCAGGCAGCCCATTCCGGCCCCTTTCGCGCCGCCCACCCGCACGCTGGCCGACGTCAAAACCCTGGTAGACCTCTACCAGCTCAAGTAA
- a CDS encoding OmpA family protein, which translates to MTTRGKFVIGLLIVAALYFGINKLIASGAVFKKAETESVLLNSIELPAATGGNRANIVVPLAPLPGTAPAEKGTPVVWEVMAWNSQMAGMLANGGPRTTMGSALAANGVDLQIVRQDDVSKMQADLVKNALDLQNNPATPGLIVSIMGDGLPAFSAVQAELQKTGTQLQILPYSVGKSFGEDKLMGPKEWLDNPKSALGKTIACYLRDGDQNIALKWCADNGLKVNPDETTYDPEAVNFMAASDFLVAAEKYILGKPEARTKVVNGKNTGVKVDVAADAVATWTPGDVNIAKQRGGLVNIVSTKDYSNQMPNIMVTTKRWYDAHQKEVLGLMTAFAVAGDQVKSHPEALTRAADISATVYGDQDKPGAYWLKYYKGVSEADRNGEVVELGGSKAFNFSDNLSLFGLDEGGTNVYAAVYKTFGDVQKKLYPKELPSYVPLDQMLDLTPLKKLQAQYKGKTVAPAETQQFAADDEIRQSVSKRAWNIAFNSGQSTFTPAAERDLNQLFNDLVVAGRLKVAVHGHTDNTGDPQKNQQLSEDRAMAVEHWLEAKSRSAFPDGRVQVYAHGATEPLASNATPDGKAKNRRVEIVLGN; encoded by the coding sequence ATGACAACACGTGGTAAATTCGTAATCGGCCTGCTCATCGTAGCCGCCCTTTACTTCGGCATCAACAAGCTCATAGCCAGCGGTGCCGTCTTCAAAAAAGCCGAAACCGAATCGGTACTCCTCAACTCCATCGAGCTGCCCGCCGCCACCGGCGGCAACCGCGCCAACATCGTGGTGCCGCTGGCTCCGCTGCCGGGCACCGCTCCCGCCGAAAAAGGCACGCCCGTGGTGTGGGAGGTGATGGCCTGGAACAGCCAAATGGCCGGCATGCTGGCCAACGGCGGCCCCCGCACCACCATGGGCTCGGCCCTGGCTGCTAATGGCGTGGACCTGCAGATTGTGCGCCAGGACGATGTGAGCAAGATGCAGGCCGACCTGGTGAAAAACGCCCTGGACCTGCAAAACAACCCCGCCACGCCCGGCCTGATTGTGAGCATCATGGGCGACGGCCTGCCCGCTTTTTCGGCGGTGCAAGCTGAATTGCAGAAGACTGGCACGCAGCTGCAGATTCTGCCCTACTCGGTAGGTAAATCCTTCGGCGAAGACAAGCTGATGGGCCCCAAAGAGTGGCTTGACAACCCCAAATCGGCTCTGGGCAAAACCATTGCCTGCTACCTGCGCGACGGCGACCAGAACATCGCCCTGAAATGGTGCGCCGACAACGGCCTGAAAGTGAACCCTGACGAAACCACCTACGACCCCGAAGCCGTGAACTTTATGGCCGCCAGCGACTTTCTGGTTGCCGCTGAGAAGTACATCCTCGGCAAGCCCGAAGCCCGCACCAAAGTGGTGAACGGCAAGAACACCGGCGTGAAGGTGGACGTGGCGGCCGACGCCGTGGCCACTTGGACGCCCGGCGACGTGAACATTGCCAAGCAGCGCGGCGGCCTCGTCAACATCGTGAGCACGAAGGACTACTCCAACCAGATGCCCAACATCATGGTGACGACCAAGCGCTGGTACGATGCCCACCAGAAGGAAGTGCTGGGTTTGATGACGGCCTTTGCCGTGGCCGGCGACCAGGTGAAATCGCACCCCGAAGCCCTGACCCGCGCCGCCGACATTTCGGCCACCGTGTACGGCGACCAGGACAAGCCCGGCGCCTACTGGCTGAAGTACTACAAAGGCGTGAGCGAAGCCGACCGCAACGGCGAAGTGGTGGAGCTGGGCGGCAGCAAAGCCTTCAACTTCAGCGATAACCTGAGCTTGTTTGGCCTCGACGAAGGCGGCACCAACGTGTACGCCGCCGTGTACAAAACCTTCGGTGATGTGCAGAAAAAGCTCTACCCTAAAGAACTGCCCAGCTACGTGCCTCTCGACCAGATGCTGGACCTGACGCCCCTCAAAAAGCTGCAGGCGCAATACAAAGGCAAAACCGTGGCGCCGGCCGAAACCCAGCAGTTTGCCGCCGATGACGAAATCCGCCAGAGCGTGAGCAAGCGCGCCTGGAACATCGCCTTCAACTCGGGCCAGAGCACCTTCACTCCCGCCGCCGAGCGCGACCTCAACCAGCTCTTCAACGACCTCGTGGTGGCCGGCCGCCTGAAAGTGGCCGTGCACGGCCACACCGACAACACCGGCGACCCGCAGAAAAACCAACAGCTCTCCGAGGACCGCGCCATGGCCGTGGAGCACTGGCTCGAAGCCAAAAGCCGCAGCGCCTTCCCCGACGGCCGCGTGCAAGTGTACGCCCACGGCGCCACCGAGCCGCTAGCCAGCAACGCCACCCCCGACGGCAAAGCCAAGAACCGCCGCGTGGAAATCGTGCTGGGCAACTAA
- a CDS encoding PspA/IM30 family protein, producing MNTLLTTTSDTDTGLPKWQKPEKVAGRLVLLGLAGTAVYYWGVILPFLVDMVFNSVKLGIGLGVLFVLFLLATNKRIHAGLWYAGQRVLRTLAGIFVNTDPIGIMQDYIKNTEQEARKMDAEVTNIEGAHELVKRKLAANDAQMKEYLALASSAARQNEKDMAESYASRAAQLEDYNKRLQPMATTTANVSVVMRQILKAALRQIDGSKFKVNLLKDEYELVKRTSSGMRAAMNILRGDPDKKYFFDLATDRVAQDMAQQLGQIKQAMRYSQEFVKEMDIQNGVMSEKGQRLLTKYQNGDFNAVLNEKPQATQSFAATKKASDDAYSSLLD from the coding sequence ATGAATACTTTGCTCACAACTACTTCTGATACCGACACCGGCCTCCCCAAGTGGCAGAAGCCGGAGAAAGTGGCCGGCCGCCTCGTGCTGCTGGGCCTGGCAGGCACGGCCGTGTACTACTGGGGCGTGATTCTGCCCTTCCTGGTCGACATGGTATTCAACAGCGTGAAGCTGGGCATTGGGCTGGGCGTGCTGTTCGTGCTGTTTTTGCTGGCCACGAACAAGCGCATCCACGCCGGGCTGTGGTACGCCGGACAGCGGGTGCTGCGCACGCTGGCGGGAATTTTCGTGAATACCGACCCCATCGGCATCATGCAGGACTACATCAAGAACACCGAGCAGGAAGCCCGCAAGATGGACGCCGAAGTGACCAACATCGAAGGCGCCCACGAGCTGGTGAAGCGAAAGCTGGCCGCCAACGATGCCCAAATGAAGGAATACCTGGCCCTGGCCAGCTCGGCCGCCCGCCAGAACGAAAAGGACATGGCCGAGAGCTACGCCAGCCGCGCCGCCCAGCTGGAGGACTACAACAAGCGCCTGCAGCCCATGGCCACCACCACCGCCAACGTGAGCGTGGTGATGCGCCAGATTCTGAAAGCCGCCCTGCGCCAGATTGACGGCAGCAAGTTCAAAGTCAACCTCTTGAAAGACGAATACGAGCTGGTGAAACGCACCAGCTCCGGCATGCGCGCCGCCATGAACATCCTGCGCGGCGACCCCGACAAGAAGTACTTCTTCGACCTGGCCACCGACCGCGTGGCCCAGGACATGGCCCAGCAGCTGGGCCAAATCAAGCAGGCCATGCGCTACTCGCAGGAGTTTGTGAAGGAGATGGACATTCAGAACGGCGTGATGAGCGAGAAGGGTCAGCGCTTACTCACCAAGTACCAGAACGGCGATTTCAACGCCGTGCTCAACGAAAAACCCCAAGCCACCCAATCCTTCGCCGCCACCAAAAAAGCCTCCGATGATGCCTATTCTAGCCTGCTTGATTAG
- a CDS encoding DUF3644 domain-containing protein — protein MQPTSTIRRRKPPMTKILIESAVAFMGQAVNLQNATQIAQRHEKVAIAMATAWEKILKAFLYRIDRRIIYYPLPRVQRGQPRPKRKTLSLDRCLDEVQNRLGKPFEATKAIIEQAGEYRNECIHFYGERLDAVLMPLFSQCCLNFSEFLRQHFSRELFSELELAILPLAYQLPFVAEDFLTTHNASHGASQEVKDFLQGLTDVGRRLHESGHTDSILVKYHLALVSVKNSGEADGVVHVDNAAPSDTTIRIERPVQGEIRLTSSRNAAIVRLSDDDLPRHGYVLGYQDLLFQVMKEGYKWDEGVKNFVKSLREDASLCYVRKANPMSVKSSTTCLYHTDVQARLMEYLLAKGARRAA, from the coding sequence ATGCAACCAACGTCTACTATCCGCCGCCGCAAACCGCCAATGACAAAAATCTTGATTGAAAGTGCGGTGGCTTTCATGGGGCAAGCTGTAAATCTTCAGAATGCAACACAAATAGCTCAACGTCATGAAAAAGTCGCCATTGCAATGGCAACGGCGTGGGAAAAAATTTTAAAGGCTTTTCTCTATCGTATTGATAGAAGAATTATTTATTATCCATTGCCTAGGGTTCAAAGAGGACAACCAAGGCCTAAAAGAAAAACCCTGTCTTTGGACAGGTGCCTAGATGAAGTTCAGAACAGACTAGGAAAGCCTTTTGAGGCCACAAAAGCCATTATCGAGCAGGCCGGTGAATACCGCAATGAATGTATTCACTTCTATGGCGAACGACTTGATGCTGTTTTGATGCCTTTATTCTCGCAATGTTGCTTAAACTTTAGTGAGTTTTTGAGGCAGCATTTCAGCAGGGAGTTATTCTCAGAGCTCGAGCTTGCCATTCTTCCTCTGGCATACCAACTGCCCTTCGTTGCAGAGGACTTTTTAACCACACATAACGCCAGTCACGGAGCGAGTCAAGAGGTCAAGGATTTCTTGCAGGGCTTAACCGACGTTGGCCGGCGGCTACATGAAAGTGGGCACACTGACTCTATTTTGGTGAAATACCATCTTGCACTTGTAAGTGTTAAAAATTCTGGAGAAGCAGATGGCGTTGTCCACGTCGACAATGCGGCTCCATCTGACACAACAATTCGGATTGAACGCCCAGTACAGGGCGAGATTCGTCTCACATCAAGTAGGAATGCTGCAATTGTGCGACTTTCTGACGATGATTTGCCTCGCCATGGCTATGTGCTCGGCTACCAGGACTTATTATTCCAAGTCATGAAAGAAGGGTACAAATGGGATGAAGGAGTTAAGAATTTCGTCAAAAGCTTAAGAGAGGACGCTAGTCTTTGCTACGTTCGCAAAGCAAACCCAATGAGTGTAAAAAGCTCCACTACATGCCTTTACCATACTGATGTACAAGCTCGCTTAATGGAATACTTGTTAGCAAAAGGCGCACGACGGGCAGCTTAA
- a CDS encoding sigma-54 dependent transcriptional regulator, whose amino-acid sequence MPTGTLLIIDDEARLRQLLAQVLELEGYAVLQAPDATRGLELLQQHADEVLLVLSDVKLPDANGVDLLPRLKAAAPDAEVVLLTAYGTIPDGVKAMKLGAFDYLTKGDFEQQLVVVVDRAAEKARLRKRVTELERRMGQRHTFEAMIGASPELQRVQQLARQVAPTDSTVLLEGPTGSGKELFAQAIHQASARKAKNFVAVNCSAFPKDLLESELFGYRKGAFTGALTDKKGLLEEANGGTLFLDEIGELELNVQAKFLRVLELQQFVKLGDTKPTNVNLRMVAATNRNLKQEAAEGRFRPDLYYRLSVFTIQVPPLKDRPADVAPLAQHFLRDFAAKLSKRLPGLAPEALALLQRYPWPGNVRELKNVLERAAILAPSGEPLSADFLPDEFHALGRPARPGADAADDSLRALEARHIEKLMRELDGNKPEVAKRLGIGLTTLYRKLEEYGL is encoded by the coding sequence ATGCCCACCGGAACCCTCCTAATCATCGACGACGAGGCGCGCTTGCGCCAGTTGCTGGCCCAGGTGCTGGAGCTGGAAGGCTACGCCGTGCTGCAAGCCCCCGACGCCACCCGCGGCCTGGAGCTGCTGCAGCAACACGCCGACGAGGTGCTGCTGGTGCTCTCCGACGTGAAGCTGCCCGACGCCAACGGCGTGGACCTGCTGCCCCGCCTCAAAGCCGCCGCACCCGATGCCGAAGTGGTGCTGCTCACCGCCTACGGCACCATCCCGGATGGCGTGAAGGCCATGAAGCTCGGCGCGTTCGACTACCTCACCAAGGGCGATTTTGAGCAGCAGCTGGTGGTCGTCGTCGACCGCGCCGCCGAAAAAGCCCGCCTCCGCAAGCGCGTCACCGAGCTGGAGCGCCGCATGGGCCAGCGCCACACCTTCGAGGCCATGATAGGCGCCTCGCCCGAGCTGCAGCGCGTGCAGCAGCTGGCCCGCCAGGTGGCCCCCACCGACAGCACCGTGCTGCTGGAAGGGCCCACCGGCAGCGGCAAGGAGCTTTTTGCCCAGGCCATCCACCAGGCCAGCGCGCGCAAGGCCAAGAACTTCGTGGCCGTGAACTGCAGCGCCTTTCCCAAAGACCTGCTCGAATCGGAGCTGTTTGGCTACCGCAAAGGCGCCTTCACCGGCGCCCTCACCGACAAGAAAGGCCTGCTGGAAGAAGCCAACGGCGGCACCCTGTTTCTGGACGAAATCGGCGAGCTGGAGCTCAACGTGCAAGCCAAGTTCCTGCGGGTGCTGGAGCTGCAGCAGTTCGTGAAGCTCGGCGACACCAAGCCCACCAACGTGAACCTGCGCATGGTGGCCGCCACCAACCGCAACCTCAAGCAGGAAGCCGCCGAAGGCCGCTTCCGGCCCGATTTGTACTACCGCCTCTCGGTGTTCACCATCCAAGTGCCGCCCCTCAAAGACCGGCCCGCCGACGTGGCCCCGCTGGCCCAGCACTTCCTGCGCGACTTCGCCGCCAAGCTCAGCAAGCGCCTGCCCGGCCTCGCCCCCGAGGCCCTGGCCCTGCTGCAGCGCTACCCCTGGCCCGGCAATGTGCGCGAGCTGAAAAACGTGCTGGAGCGCGCCGCCATCCTCGCCCCGAGCGGTGAGCCGTTGTCGGCTGACTTTCTGCCCGATGAGTTTCACGCCCTCGGCCGCCCTGCCCGCCCCGGTGCCGACGCCGCCGACGACAGCCTGCGCGCCCTCGAAGCCAGGCACATCGAGAAACTGATGCGCGAGCTGGACGGCAACAAGCCCGAAGTGGCCAAGCGCCTAGGCATTGGACTGACGACGCTATACAGAAAGCTGGAAGAGTACGGGTTGTAG
- a CDS encoding substrate-binding domain-containing protein yields MAICIKCKLSDTVLKAGFVRGKQRYLCKSCDYHFTEEKTGPSPDRRRAQTTIGDVAKAVGVASSTVSRALNGHTDISPVTRQAILDAARLLDYHPNLLAQSLKSRETHTLGVLIPDLERPFFATAVSGIQAVATEAGYRVMICQSKESYRTEVSNVQALVASQVDGLLICHSRETENFDHVKPAACRGIPVVHFDRVSNEVDSAKVILDDWNGSYNVTEHLIQQGARRIAILAGPESLLISRNRLAGYQHALRRYQLPLRPEYEVHIEFQSEEAEAALDAWLALPEPPDAIFCINYTNAFDLLVALKKRGVRVPQQMAVVGFGDEFMAAMIEPGLTTVDLHPYRIGQQAARLFLEQVQQKENFQPRTFVIAGDLIIRQSSLKGEGDLFRLSI; encoded by the coding sequence ATGGCCATCTGCATCAAATGCAAGCTTTCTGATACGGTGTTGAAGGCCGGGTTTGTGCGCGGAAAGCAGCGCTACCTCTGCAAAAGCTGCGACTACCACTTCACGGAAGAGAAAACCGGCCCGAGTCCGGACCGGCGCCGCGCCCAAACCACCATCGGCGACGTGGCCAAGGCCGTGGGCGTGGCCTCGTCCACCGTGTCGCGCGCGCTGAACGGGCACACCGACATCAGCCCCGTCACCCGGCAGGCCATTCTCGACGCCGCCCGGCTGCTTGACTACCACCCCAACTTATTGGCCCAAAGCCTAAAGAGCCGCGAAACTCACACCCTGGGCGTGCTGATACCGGACCTGGAGCGGCCGTTTTTTGCCACGGCCGTGAGCGGCATTCAGGCGGTGGCCACAGAGGCCGGCTACCGCGTGATGATTTGCCAGTCGAAGGAATCGTACCGCACCGAGGTGAGCAACGTGCAGGCGCTGGTGGCCAGCCAGGTCGACGGCCTGCTCATCTGCCACTCGCGCGAAACCGAAAACTTCGACCACGTGAAGCCCGCCGCCTGCCGCGGCATCCCGGTGGTGCACTTCGACCGCGTGAGCAACGAGGTAGACAGCGCCAAGGTCATCCTTGACGACTGGAACGGTTCCTATAATGTGACCGAGCACCTCATTCAGCAGGGCGCCCGGCGCATTGCCATCCTGGCCGGGCCCGAGTCGCTGCTCATCAGCCGCAACCGCCTGGCCGGCTACCAGCACGCCCTGCGCCGCTACCAGCTGCCCCTGCGCCCCGAGTACGAAGTGCACATCGAATTTCAGTCCGAAGAAGCCGAAGCCGCCCTCGATGCCTGGCTGGCCCTGCCCGAGCCGCCCGACGCCATTTTTTGCATCAACTACACCAACGCCTTCGACCTGCTGGTGGCCCTGAAAAAGCGCGGCGTGCGCGTGCCCCAGCAAATGGCCGTGGTGGGCTTTGGCGACGAGTTCATGGCCGCCATGATTGAGCCCGGCCTCACCACCGTCGACCTTCACCCCTACCGCATTGGCCAGCAGGCGGCCCGCCTTTTCCTGGAGCAGGTGCAGCAGAAGGAGAATTTCCAGCCCCGCACCTTCGTCATTGCCGGCGACCTCATCATCCGGCAGTCGTCGCTGAAAGGCGAAGGCGACCTTTTCCGGCTGAGTATATAA
- a CDS encoding ATP-binding cassette domain-containing protein — protein MTALPFNYKEPILTLSNISMSFHGETILRDINAQILDVTRPNMSQGQVVGFYGRSGIGKSVLCRIMAGLIRPSGGTVEVGQAQQAVEPGMVGFVQQRYPLFDHRTLLDNLLVAAQRKHAPEAARQHVDMYLERFGLAPHARKYPALLSGGQRQRAAIAQQLLCSDHLILLDEPFSGLDVAMIDELKRIIVEVTTMDELNTVVIVSHDLVTTTALADRLWLLGRERDASGQFLPGATISPRHQYNLAQLGLAWHPDVEAEPEFAQFVAEIKEEIRGS, from the coding sequence ATGACTGCCCTCCCTTTCAACTACAAAGAGCCCATCCTCACCCTGAGCAACATCTCCATGTCGTTCCACGGCGAGACCATCCTGCGCGACATCAACGCCCAAATCCTCGACGTGACGCGGCCCAACATGAGCCAGGGCCAGGTGGTGGGCTTCTACGGCCGCTCGGGCATCGGCAAGTCGGTGCTGTGCCGCATCATGGCGGGGCTCATCCGGCCCAGCGGCGGCACCGTGGAAGTGGGCCAGGCCCAGCAGGCCGTGGAGCCCGGCATGGTGGGCTTCGTGCAGCAGCGCTACCCGCTGTTCGACCACCGCACCCTGCTCGACAATCTCCTAGTGGCCGCCCAGCGCAAGCACGCCCCTGAGGCTGCCCGCCAGCACGTGGATATGTACCTGGAGCGGTTTGGCCTGGCGCCGCACGCCCGCAAGTACCCGGCCCTGCTCTCGGGCGGGCAGCGGCAGCGGGCGGCCATCGCCCAGCAGCTGCTCTGCTCCGACCACCTCATCCTGCTCGACGAGCCTTTCTCCGGCCTCGACGTGGCCATGATTGACGAGTTGAAGCGCATCATCGTCGAAGTCACTACCATGGACGAGCTGAACACCGTCGTCATCGTCTCGCACGACCTCGTGACCACCACCGCCCTGGCCGACCGCCTCTGGCTGCTGGGCCGCGAGCGCGACGCCAGCGGCCAGTTCCTGCCCGGCGCCACCATCAGCCCCCGCCACCAGTACAACTTGGCCCAGCTCGGCCTGGCCTGGCACCCCGACGTCGAAGCCGAACCAGAATTCGCCCAGTTTGTGGCCGAGATTAAGGAGGAGATTCGGGGGAGTTAG